The Euphorbia lathyris chromosome 3, ddEupLath1.1, whole genome shotgun sequence genome contains a region encoding:
- the LOC136223466 gene encoding uncharacterized protein gives MKRKRAARKKSVAKKPTPSVNVDEQVFKYFVAQSAHGNSVADEINNNNQSDQVNAAGKNLKFSSSSSSSSSDNDESFNLEIDSSGPDEPATVAKKKRSVSNHGWQKGETSRKTTNAPRGLVSNVTSSRGSGSKIMPSKVKGFSSLSRKELPSPKELSQDPSYNKLELKTSLAVIKKVMKMEEAGPFNAPVDPVSQGLPDYFTVIDTPMDFGTICGNLQNGVKYMNSDDVYKDVNYIWENCRNYNKKGDYIVYLMKRVKKKFMNYWKSAGLRTEILREHAGHSHSMASSDHTIWQSRHDALSVVNRMVTNSNRMQRDKLGTGQPQPHQPQPSTIQVPPFSQLHAGEGSNYTDMRSRARDTGGGHKRFRDSAGKTNLQTRVRAGVIVGASMVDEPGPSAPTCLTPSSSQTSQGMRTPQPSSHSPQLPSIFRRAQQLAPREPEPEPEPESESESESEPEPEPEPALAEDEVGHSVLGGRTELTLSGDVMLPSDKCSRAIRKIIEKKLDVDGAKWKTVSQKTKEYYFQEFKKQFFWDQAIDTMVKHAWKKKAAKRYSDMLSEIRNKGVRPAFLSEGVWKRWLEVWSDPEYVRMSQQKKLNRRKGEDGPAAACHTGGSVPHLKHRKRLAEQLGRDPTPHELFVYTHTRKHDGLSFVDERAKEVNERVESIREQMTQNSSTVDETQVFYEAAGGKQRSRVYGLGSEGPEYYSKSPKVSTFPSKNQSTELQQQLQQLQQQQHATEERHEERYNVLLETIQKQTEIIHAMQQQIETAPVCAPIDVPPIMAAKANPKSKLRSRK, from the exons ATGAAGCGGAAGCGTGCAGCCCGAAAGAAATCAGTGGCAAAAAAGCCTACGCCGTCAGTAAATGTCGACGAACAAGTGTTCAAATACTTCGTAGCACAAAGTGCCCATGGAAATTCTGTTGCTGATGAAATTAACAATAATAATCAGTCTGATCAAGTTAATGCTGCTGGAAAGAATTTGAAGTTCTCCTCCTCCTCGTCTTCTTCTTCAAGCGACAATGACGAGTCTTTTAATCTTGAGATAGATAGTAGCGGTCCTGATGAGCCAGCAACTGTTGCTAAAAAAAAGAGATCAGTTAGCAACCATGGTTGGCAGAAAGGGGAAACGTCAAGGAAAACTACCAATGCCCCGAGAGGACTGGTTTCTAATGTTACGTCATCAAGAGGATCGGGTTCTAAGATTATGCCGTCTAAGGTCAAGGGGTTTAGTTCTTTAAGCAGGAAAGAGTTGCCATCTCCAAAGGAACTCAGTCAGGATCCTAGCTACAATAAGCTAGAATTGAAAACCTCCTTAGCG GTGATAAAGAAGGTAATGAAAATGGAGGAAGCTGGACCCTTTAATGCTCCTGTGGATCCTGTTTCTCAGGGATTACCT GATTACTTCACTGTAATAGATACGCCAATGGATTTTGGAACAATATGTGGCAATCTTCAAAATGGTGTCAAGTACATGAACTCAGATGATGTTTATAAGGATGTAAATTACATCTGGGAGAACTGTCGCAACTACAACAAAAAGGGTGACTATATTGTGTACCTTATGAAAAGGGTAAAAAAGAAGTTTATGAATTACTGGAAGTCAGCGGGGCTACGCACTGAGATACTGAGGGAGCATGCTG GCCATTCTCATTCAATGGCTTCTAGTGACCATACTATATGGCAGAGCAGACATGACGCATTGTCTGTGGTGAACCGTATGGTAACTAACTCCAATCGGATGCAGCGGGATAAACTTGGCACCGGCCAGCCCCAGCCTCATCAGCCTCAGCCAAGCACCATTCAAGTGCCTCCATTTTCCCAGTTACATGCTGGTGAGGGAAGTAATTATACTG ATATGAGGAGTAGAGCCCGTGATACTGGTGGTGGACATAAACGATTTCGAGATTCAGCTGGTAAGACTAATCTACAGACTAGAGTGCGTGCTGGTGTGATTGTAGGAGCATCAATGGTTGATGAACCAGGTCCGTCTGCACCCACCTGTCTCACCCCTAGCTCTTCCCAGACTTCACAGGGCATGCGTACACCGCAGCCATCATCACATAGTCCACAGTTGCCGTCTATATTTAGACGTGCTCAACAGCTAGCCCCTCGTGAACCAGAGCCAGAACCAGAGCCAGAGTCAGAGTCAGAGTCAGAGTCAGAGCCAGAGCCAGAGCCAGAACCAGCACTTGCTGAGGATGAAGTTGGACATTCTGTACTTGGTGGCCGCACTGAGCTCACATTATCTGGGGATGT GATGTTACCTTCTGACAAGTGTTCACGCGCAATTAGAAAGATAATCGAGAAGAAACTTGATGTAGATGGGGCAAAGTGGAAAACGGTGTCACAGAAGACAAAAGAGTATTATTTTCAAGAGTTTAAG AAACAATTCTTCTGGGATCAAGCAATTGATACTATGGTGAAACATGCCTGGAAAAAGAAGGCTGCCAAGCGTTACAGTGACATGTTGAGCGAAATAAGGAACAAGGGTGTTAGACCCGCTTTTCTTAGTGAGGGCGTTTGGAAGAGATGGTTGGAAGTGTGGTCTGATCCTGAATATGTCCGCATGTCTCAGCAGAAGAAACTGAATCGCCGTAAAGGGGAAGATGGTCCTGCAGCTGCCTGCCACACTGGGGGATCTGTTCCCCATCTCAAGCATAGAAAACGACTT GCTGAACAATTGGGTCGGGATCCAACTCCCCACGAGTTATTCGTCTACACTCACACCAGAAAGCATGATGGTCTGTCATTTGTGGACGAGCGAGCCAAAGAAGTCAAT GAACGGGTGGAGTCTATCAGGGAGCAGATGACACAAAATTCTTCCACAGTGGATGAGACACAGGTATTCTATGAGGCTGCTGGTGGGAAGCAGAGAAGTCGAGTGTATGGACTTGGTTCCGAGGGACCGGAGTACTATAGCAAGTCACCCAAAGTTTCGACATTTCCATCCAAAAACCAGTCTACAGAATTACAGCAGCAGCTCCAGCAGTTGCAACAGCAGCAGCATGCTACTGAGGAGCGACATGAAGAAAGATATAATGTTCTGTTGGAAACCATCCAGAAGCAGACCGAAATCATTCATGCCATGCAACAACAGATTGAGACCGCACCCGTCTGTGCTCCTATTGATGTTCCTCCTATTATGGCTGCCAAAGCAAATCCAAAAAGTAAACTCAGATCTAGGAAATAA